Within Pseudomonas brassicacearum, the genomic segment AGGATCAGATCGCGCAGGCCATCGCCGACCAGGTTGATGCCCAGCACCAGAATCATCAGGGCGACACCGGGAATGGCGATGACCCATGGGGAAAAGAACATGTAGGGTTTGCCTTCAGCGATCATCAACCCCCAGGACGGCGTCGGCGGCTGCACACCCACCCCGAGGAATGACAGTGCCGACTCCAGCAGGATCGCGTGGGCCATTTCCAGCGTCGCGACGACGATCAGCGCACCGACCAGATTGGGCAGAATTTCACTGACCAGAATGCGCAGGGTCGAGCAGCCCAGAGCCTGGGCCGAGGCCACATATTCAGCATCGCGAATCTGTTGCACCGAAGCCCTGACCACCACCGCGAAGCGATCCCAGAGCAGGCAGCCGAGCAGCACAATCACCACTTTCAGCGAGCCGCCCATCAGCGAGGCCGAGGCCAGCGCGACCATCACCACCGGCATCGCCAGCCGGGTGGTGATCAAGTAGCTGATAAACGCATCGACCTTGCCGCCGTAGTAACCCGCCAACAGCCCCATGACGGTGCCGATAAAGCCGGAAATAAGCGCCGCCGCAATGCCGATGAACAATGAAATACGAGCGCCGTAGAGCAGTCGTGACAGGTAATCACGGCCCAGCTTGTCGGTTCCCAGGACGTATTCCCAGGTGCCGTTGGCCATCCATACCGGCGGTTTCATACGCAACATCACGTCTTGCGCATAAGGGTCATAAGGTGCCAGCCACGGCGCGAAGAGTGCCCCCGTGAAGATGATCAGCAACAACACCGTGCCGATGGCGAAACCACGATGACGAAAGCTCTTGCCAAGGACTCGGCTCAGGCTGCTGGGCGGTGGCAGGTAGTCATTGATCGCGAGGGTAGTGGGGGTGCTCATGTAAGCCTCCTAGCGCACGCGAATGCGCGGGTCGAGCAGTGCGTTGAGCACATCGGCCAGCAAGGTGAGGATGATGTAGATCACTGCGATGAGCAGGACCACGGCCTGTACGACCGGAAAGTCATCACGGGCGATGGCGTCCCAGGCGAGCTGTCCGATACCTTGCAGGGAGAACACGGTTTCGATCACTACCGACCCGCCGAGCATGAAGCCGAACTCCACCGCCGCCAGGGCGACGACTGGAATCAAGGCGTTGCGCAGTGCATGCTTGAACAACACGCGGGCAGGGCGCAGGCCCTTGGCGCGGGCGGTGCGGATGTAATCGGAACTGAGCACATCAAGCATGCCTGCACGGGTCAGACGCATGATTGCCGGAGTCGCGTAATAGCCCAAGGCAATGGCCGGCATGACGAAGTGCAGCAGGGTCGAGTTGCCGGACACTGGCAGCCACTTGAGCGTCACCGCGAACACCACGATCAGCATCAGCGCAAACCAGAAACTTGGCATTGCCTGACCCAGTACGGCAATGGTCAACGCCAGGCGGTCAATCCAGGTGTCGCGTTTGACTGCGGCCAGCACCCCGAGCGGAATCGCCACCAGCAGTGCAATGCCCAATGCCATCGCTCCCAGGCCGAGGGTGATTGGCAGGCGGTTGACGATCAGGTTGTAGACCGATTCCTGAAAGAAAAAAGAGTTGCCCAGATCCAACCGCAGCAAATCGCCCAGCCAGTTGAAGTACTGGGTCGGCAGCGGTTTGTCCAAACCGTACTGCACGCGGATCTGTTCGATCTGTTCGCTGCTGGCTTCCGGTCCGCCAATGGCAGTGGCCAGGTCGCCGGACAGATGCAAAAGAGAAAAACTGATCACCGACACGGTAATTGCAACGCAAAATGCGATACCCAGACGGCGTAGAAGGAATCCAAGCATGGCAAGTTTCCTCGTATCCATTGGCTGATAGGTGTGGGGCGTGCCGTAGCGCGGTTAAAACCGCGCGTCACGGCACCTGTCGATTACTTCCAGCTGGACTGAACGAAACGCGGTAGCTCATCCGGGTAGGGCGTGAACGCCAGGTCGGCGGTATAGGCGTAGTTCATCGAGTAATTGAACAGCGGCGCCCAATAGGCTTGCTCGCTGATGCGCTGCAACGCCTTGCGGTAGTTGTCCTTGCGCACTTGCGGGTCGAGGGCGTTGTCGGCGGTCTGCAACCAGCCCTGGACTTGAGGATCCTTGATGTTGTCGTCCGGGTTGCCTTTGAACCAGGTCCCAGCCGACGCCGATGTGTCGAGAATCGAGAACGAACCCCAGGCCTGGAACGATATCGGCACTTTGCCGCCCCGTTGTTGATCGCGCAGGGCGGCGTACTTCAAGTAGCGCAGCTTGGCGTTGATACCCACGGCACGCAGGTTGCCGATGATCGCTTCGACGTAATCACGGTCGCGGTAGGCGAAGATTTCTGTCTCAAAGCCATTCGGATAACCGGCTTCAGCGAGCAGCGCCTTGGCCTTGGCCGGGTCATAGTTGTAGACCGTGGCTGCCGTGGTGTCGCAACCGAATTGCCCCGGATAGCAGGCGACTTGCAAGGGTTTGGCTTCGCCGCCCACCAGTTGTGAGGCCAGTGCATCGCGGTTGATGGCGTGGTTGATGGCCTGACGCACCTTAAGGTTTTTCATCGGTGAGTTTTCAGTCGAGGTGCCACGAGCATCGAGGATCAGGAAACCGATGCGCATGGTTTCGCCGCTGGCCACGGTCAGGTTCGGCATGCTCTTGAGGTTGACTGCCTGGTCCGGTGCGACGCGCCAGGTCCAGTCGACACCGCCGGTCATCAGCTCGGCCAGACGGGTTTCCGCATCAGGGATCACCCGGAACTTGAGGTGGCCGATATGCGGTTGGCCTTGTGGGCTGTCCTTGAAGTAGTCCTTATTGAGCGCCATGGTCACGCCTTCGCCTGCCACTACTGACACAGCTTTATAGGGACCGGTGCCAATCGGTTTACGACTGAATTCAGCCAGGCCGACTTTCTCGAAATACGTTTTGGGAAACATCGGTACGGCGTTG encodes:
- a CDS encoding ABC transporter permease, with product MLGFLLRRLGIAFCVAITVSVISFSLLHLSGDLATAIGGPEASSEQIEQIRVQYGLDKPLPTQYFNWLGDLLRLDLGNSFFFQESVYNLIVNRLPITLGLGAMALGIALLVAIPLGVLAAVKRDTWIDRLALTIAVLGQAMPSFWFALMLIVVFAVTLKWLPVSGNSTLLHFVMPAIALGYYATPAIMRLTRAGMLDVLSSDYIRTARAKGLRPARVLFKHALRNALIPVVALAAVEFGFMLGGSVVIETVFSLQGIGQLAWDAIARDDFPVVQAVVLLIAVIYIILTLLADVLNALLDPRIRVR
- a CDS encoding ABC transporter permease, translated to MSTPTTLAINDYLPPPSSLSRVLGKSFRHRGFAIGTVLLLIIFTGALFAPWLAPYDPYAQDVMLRMKPPVWMANGTWEYVLGTDKLGRDYLSRLLYGARISLFIGIAAALISGFIGTVMGLLAGYYGGKVDAFISYLITTRLAMPVVMVALASASLMGGSLKVVIVLLGCLLWDRFAVVVRASVQQIRDAEYVASAQALGCSTLRILVSEILPNLVGALIVVATLEMAHAILLESALSFLGVGVQPPTPSWGLMIAEGKPYMFFSPWVIAIPGVALMILVLGINLVGDGLRDLILPDGRN
- a CDS encoding ABC transporter substrate-binding protein; the encoded protein is MGIKGFACSFALMGLISSFPAHAGKANDTLVYASDSEPENVSPYHNDLREGVILGRLIWDNLIYRDPKSGEYKPMLATHWKQVDDTTIDFELRKGVKFHNGDAFTADDVVFTLNYVVSPEAKVVTVQNVDWIKSAEKTGDYGVRLHLKKAFPAALEYLSNAVPMFPKTYFEKVGLAEFSRKPIGTGPYKAVSVVAGEGVTMALNKDYFKDSPQGQPHIGHLKFRVIPDAETRLAELMTGGVDWTWRVAPDQAVNLKSMPNLTVASGETMRIGFLILDARGTSTENSPMKNLKVRQAINHAINRDALASQLVGGEAKPLQVACYPGQFGCDTTAATVYNYDPAKAKALLAEAGYPNGFETEIFAYRDRDYVEAIIGNLRAVGINAKLRYLKYAALRDQQRGGKVPISFQAWGSFSILDTSASAGTWFKGNPDDNIKDPQVQGWLQTADNALDPQVRKDNYRKALQRISEQAYWAPLFNYSMNYAYTADLAFTPYPDELPRFVQSSWK